The following coding sequences lie in one Streptomyces sp. NBC_00510 genomic window:
- a CDS encoding nuclear transport factor 2 family protein, whose amino-acid sequence MSNPTETVTQSPAGVVRGLYAALSRGDVPGVLERLAPEVIVDEPDQLPYGGVHQGREVFVQSVLGAMMGYAAVAITAAEVYEGPAGVVGTLTGTLTAHTTGEEFPLTMVEIHQVEDGTVRKIDVYTKNPQELAAFYARAEAGIR is encoded by the coding sequence ATGAGCAACCCGACCGAGACGGTGACGCAGAGCCCCGCAGGAGTCGTACGGGGGCTGTACGCCGCGCTGAGCAGGGGCGATGTGCCGGGCGTCCTGGAAAGGCTCGCCCCTGAGGTGATCGTCGACGAGCCGGACCAGCTCCCGTACGGCGGTGTGCACCAGGGCCGCGAGGTGTTCGTGCAGTCGGTCCTCGGCGCGATGATGGGCTACGCCGCCGTCGCCATCACCGCGGCCGAGGTGTACGAGGGGCCGGCCGGCGTCGTCGGCACGCTCACCGGAACGCTCACGGCGCACACCACCGGTGAGGAGTTCCCGTTGACCATGGTGGAGATCCACCAGGTCGAGGACGGTACGGTGCGCAAGATCGACGTCTACACCAAGAACCCCCAGGAACTCGCCGCGTTCTACGCGCGGGCCGAGGCGGGCATCCGCTGA